One window from the genome of Sandaracinaceae bacterium encodes:
- a CDS encoding TetR/AcrR family transcriptional regulator, with translation MTSEEKADGRRNDTRARLLDEALHVLLRDGYEQATTGRIAAAAGIRQSSFYSHFPSREACLAEAVTREADALVDRLAARRQGLRSLPLATRTSREVSNAGFRITLTHFSAHSEMCALVAMREADHAAGVAVRAALEKLRDGLVSDLGVYGVAPGPDAVMRIELMMALTWQASIGVREGRYPFEAAVEVLTDQAMAMFPRPEAES, from the coding sequence GTGACGAGCGAAGAAAAGGCCGACGGCCGGCGGAACGACACGCGCGCGCGGCTGCTGGACGAGGCACTCCACGTCTTGCTGCGCGACGGCTACGAACAGGCGACCACCGGCCGCATCGCCGCCGCAGCGGGCATCCGGCAGTCCAGCTTCTACAGCCACTTTCCCTCGCGCGAGGCGTGCCTGGCGGAGGCGGTCACCCGCGAAGCGGACGCGTTGGTAGACCGCCTCGCGGCCCGTCGCCAGGGCCTGCGCAGCCTGCCGCTCGCCACGCGCACGTCACGCGAGGTATCGAACGCGGGCTTTCGCATCACCCTCACGCACTTCTCCGCACACAGTGAGATGTGCGCGTTGGTCGCCATGCGCGAAGCAGATCACGCGGCAGGCGTGGCCGTGCGCGCGGCGCTCGAGAAGCTGCGCGACGGGCTCGTGTCGGATCTGGGCGTCTATGGCGTGGCGCCCGGCCCCGACGCGGTCATGCGCATCGAGCTGATGATGGCGCTCACGTGGCAGGCCTCGATCGGCGTGCGCGAAGGGCGCTACCCGTTCGAAGCGGCGGTGGAGGTGCTCACCGACCAGGCCATGGCCATGTTCCCGCGGCCGGAGGCGGAGTCGTAG
- a CDS encoding SDR family NAD(P)-dependent oxidoreductase has translation MRDLSNQIVFITGGASGIGRGLAERFGAAGARCFIADVNEDLVREAALSMRCTGIPLDVRDAGQVRAVIDGITREHGPIDFLVNSAGIVRAGETHLFEYDDWKRVLDVNLYGVVNCIHAVYPEMVRRRTGHIVNIASIAGLFPSAGQVSYVASKSAVVGLSHALRVEAAPHGVRVSVACPGIIDTPMTRGFSVKAKNPDKVKSRIPRGIDVGECCDVILRGVDRNDATILVGGLAHTLASLHRASPWLSGKLNGLSLRFLNR, from the coding sequence ATGAGAGACCTGTCCAACCAGATCGTGTTCATCACCGGTGGCGCATCGGGCATCGGGAGAGGCCTCGCCGAGCGCTTCGGCGCCGCGGGCGCGAGGTGCTTCATCGCGGACGTGAACGAAGACTTGGTGCGCGAGGCGGCGCTTTCGATGAGGTGCACGGGCATCCCGCTGGACGTCCGCGACGCGGGCCAGGTGCGCGCCGTGATCGATGGCATCACGCGCGAGCACGGGCCCATCGACTTCTTGGTGAACAGCGCGGGCATCGTGCGCGCGGGGGAGACCCACCTCTTCGAGTACGACGACTGGAAGCGCGTCCTCGACGTGAACCTCTACGGAGTGGTCAACTGCATCCACGCGGTGTACCCGGAGATGGTCCGCCGGCGGACGGGGCACATCGTCAACATCGCGTCCATCGCCGGGCTCTTCCCCTCGGCCGGTCAGGTGTCCTACGTGGCCAGCAAGTCTGCGGTGGTCGGACTGTCGCATGCGCTGCGCGTGGAGGCCGCTCCCCATGGCGTGAGGGTGTCCGTGGCCTGCCCCGGGATCATCGACACGCCCATGACGCGCGGCTTCAGCGTGAAGGCCAAGAACCCCGACAAGGTCAAGAGCCGGATCCCGCGGGGCATCGACGTGGGCGAGTGCTGCGACGTGATCCTGAGGGGCGTCGATCGCAACGACGCCACCATCTTGGTCGGAGGCCTGGCGCACACGCTGGCTTCCCTGCACCGAGCGAGCCCTTGGTTGAGCGGCAAGCTGAACGGGCTCTCGCTGCGCTTCCTCAATCGTTAG
- a CDS encoding class I SAM-dependent methyltransferase: MTQDLNATRAMWDERYGAQPFAYGTEPNVYFAEKLSALPPGRLLLPAEGEARNAAFALRQGWTVDACDLSSEAQRKALVLCAGYEDALDYRVGDAMAMDYADESVDALAFVYAHFPSAVRAELYPKLLRAVRPGGHVIVEVFGQRQLTYQPHHASGGPRDPDQLFTADDLRQLFEGCDVLELLEGEVQLREGIYHQGQGWVCRFFGVRR; encoded by the coding sequence ATGACCCAAGACCTGAACGCCACGCGGGCCATGTGGGACGAGCGCTACGGCGCCCAGCCCTTTGCCTACGGCACCGAGCCGAACGTCTATTTCGCCGAGAAGCTGAGCGCGCTGCCGCCCGGCCGGCTGCTGCTGCCCGCCGAGGGCGAGGCGCGCAACGCCGCCTTCGCGCTGCGCCAGGGCTGGACGGTGGACGCCTGCGACCTGTCGAGCGAGGCGCAGCGCAAGGCGCTGGTGCTGTGCGCGGGGTACGAGGACGCCCTCGACTATCGGGTGGGCGACGCGATGGCCATGGACTACGCGGACGAGAGCGTGGACGCGCTGGCCTTCGTGTACGCGCACTTTCCCTCGGCCGTGCGCGCCGAGCTGTATCCGAAGCTGCTGCGCGCCGTGCGCCCGGGCGGACACGTGATCGTGGAGGTCTTCGGCCAGCGCCAGCTCACCTACCAGCCGCACCACGCCTCGGGCGGCCCGCGCGACCCGGACCAGCTCTTCACCGCGGACGACCTGCGCCAGCTGTTCGAGGGCTGCGACGTGCTCGAGCTGCTGGAGGGCGAGGTCCAGCTGCGCGAGGGCATCTACCACCAGGGCCAGGGCTGGGTCTGTCGGTTCTTCGGGGTGAGGCGCTGA
- a CDS encoding M3 family metallopeptidase — translation MTAAPDAQNPLLDLGFELPFHAVRAEHAVPATDTLIAAASAAMDAVRANTSPPTYANTLGAMEAATAKLELASTVLEHLESVATTDALREAYNQTIPKTTAFWSALSMDHGLYERVKAFSLTAEAASLDPTRARFLKKTLDSFRRNGAALEGDKKTRLEAIDTRLSEITTRFSQNVLDSTNAYELYLPTEASLAGLPDSAKVAAREAAAAQGKDGWRFTLHAPSVIPLLTYLDDRVVREQVWRAYNTRATSGDHDNGPLLQEIVALRAEKATLLGYQNFADLVLESRMAATGARAREFVDDLVTRTEAAFAHENDELLAFRRELEGPDAEALSPWDVGYYAEKLRRARFDFDEEELRPYFPVKGVLDGLFAIVQRLFDVRIEPTTLPTWDPEVTTYRIVDPDGAHVATFYADLFPRENKRGGAWMHPLISAVDGGPQLGLFCANNTKPTADKPALLTHREVETLFHEFGHLLHHSLSRVSVRSLAGTNVAWDFVELPSQIMENWCWEREALDLFARHYETNEPIPEALFQKMTSARTFRAGNAQMRQLGFSSVDLRLHTEYDPARDGTVLAYSRRLLTRFSACPYPDEYAMIAGFTHLFSSPVGYAAAYYSYKWAEVLDADAFSRFAAEGVTNPSVGRAFREAVLEMGDSRDPGELYRAFMGRDPDLTALLRRSGLAQAA, via the coding sequence ATGACCGCAGCACCTGACGCGCAGAACCCCTTGCTCGACCTCGGCTTCGAGCTGCCCTTCCACGCCGTTCGCGCGGAGCACGCCGTGCCGGCCACGGACACCCTCATCGCCGCCGCCAGCGCGGCCATGGACGCGGTTCGCGCCAACACCAGCCCGCCCACCTACGCCAACACGCTGGGCGCCATGGAGGCCGCCACCGCCAAGCTGGAGCTGGCCAGCACCGTGCTCGAGCACCTCGAGAGCGTGGCCACCACCGACGCGCTGCGCGAGGCCTACAACCAGACCATCCCCAAGACCACCGCCTTCTGGTCGGCGCTCTCCATGGACCACGGGCTCTACGAGCGCGTGAAGGCCTTCTCGCTCACGGCCGAGGCGGCGTCGCTCGACCCCACCCGTGCGCGCTTCCTGAAGAAGACGCTGGACAGCTTCCGGCGCAACGGCGCCGCGCTCGAGGGCGACAAGAAGACGCGCCTCGAGGCCATCGACACGCGCCTCTCCGAGATCACCACGCGCTTCTCGCAGAACGTGCTGGACTCCACCAACGCCTACGAGCTGTACCTCCCGACCGAAGCGAGCCTGGCCGGGCTGCCCGACAGCGCCAAGGTGGCCGCGCGCGAGGCGGCTGCGGCCCAGGGCAAGGACGGGTGGCGGTTCACGCTACACGCGCCCAGCGTCATCCCGTTGCTCACCTATCTGGACGACCGCGTGGTGCGCGAGCAGGTCTGGCGGGCGTACAACACGCGCGCCACCAGCGGGGACCACGACAACGGGCCGCTGCTGCAAGAGATCGTCGCGCTACGCGCCGAGAAGGCCACGCTGCTGGGCTACCAGAACTTCGCGGACCTGGTGCTGGAGAGCCGCATGGCGGCCACCGGTGCCCGCGCGCGCGAGTTCGTGGACGACCTGGTCACGCGTACCGAGGCCGCGTTCGCGCACGAGAACGACGAGCTGCTGGCCTTCCGGCGCGAGCTCGAGGGTCCTGACGCCGAGGCTCTCTCGCCCTGGGACGTGGGCTACTACGCCGAGAAGCTGCGCCGCGCGCGCTTCGACTTCGACGAGGAGGAGCTGCGCCCCTACTTCCCCGTGAAGGGCGTGCTCGATGGCCTGTTTGCCATCGTGCAGCGCCTGTTCGATGTGCGTATCGAGCCCACCACGCTGCCCACGTGGGACCCCGAGGTCACGACTTACCGCATCGTGGATCCGGACGGCGCGCACGTGGCCACCTTCTACGCGGACCTCTTCCCGCGCGAGAACAAGCGCGGCGGGGCGTGGATGCACCCGCTCATCTCGGCGGTGGACGGTGGCCCGCAGCTGGGCCTGTTCTGCGCCAACAACACCAAGCCCACGGCGGACAAGCCGGCGCTGCTCACGCACCGTGAGGTGGAGACGCTGTTCCACGAGTTCGGGCACCTGTTGCACCACTCACTCAGCCGCGTGTCCGTGCGCAGCCTGGCGGGCACCAACGTGGCCTGGGACTTCGTGGAGCTGCCGTCGCAGATCATGGAGAACTGGTGCTGGGAGCGCGAGGCGCTGGACCTGTTCGCGCGCCACTACGAGACCAACGAGCCCATCCCCGAGGCGCTCTTCCAGAAGATGACCAGCGCGCGCACGTTCCGCGCGGGCAACGCGCAGATGCGTCAGCTGGGTTTCTCCAGCGTGGACCTGCGCCTGCACACCGAGTACGACCCGGCGCGAGACGGCACCGTGCTCGCCTACTCACGGCGCCTGCTCACGCGCTTCTCGGCCTGCCCCTACCCGGACGAGTACGCCATGATCGCGGGCTTCACCCACCTGTTCTCGAGCCCCGTGGGCTACGCCGCCGCCTACTACAGCTACAAGTGGGCCGAGGTGCTGGACGCGGACGCCTTCTCGCGCTTCGCCGCCGAGGGCGTCACCAACCCGAGCGTGGGCCGTGCCTTCCGCGAGGCCGTGCTCGAGATGGGCGACAGCCGCGACCCGGGCGAGCTCTACCGCGCGTTCATGGGCCGCGACCCCGACCTCACCGCGCTCTTGCGGCGCTCGGGGCTGGCCCAGGCAGCCTGA
- the sthA gene encoding Si-specific NAD(P)(+) transhydrogenase, with the protein MTAEGADELDLLVIGGGPAGEKGAAQAAYFGKRVAVVERAKEPGGAAVHTGTLPSKTLREAALYLSGHRSRSLYGVAIDLEPQRMLHGLMGRKAAIAAAESLRIRNNLARHQVELIEGHARFTGPHEVCVTHADGSTRTLRAKFVLVATGTKPRQPDDIDFASPLVHDSDEVLEIGELPRSLTILGAGVIGCEYACMFAALGIPVELVEARDEILGFMDREMVAALERAMAELGVRLHLGRAWGAVTLGADGDSVHTQLGDDTLVTHHLLFAAGRMGCTADLGLEHVGVRPNSRGLLTVDEVYRTAAPYVLAAGDVIGFPALASTSMEQARVAVCHAFGFDYKKSVSGTLPYGIYTIPELSSVGESEESARAAGLDVVVGRAFYRENARGQITGDTEGITKLVVHRHTRKIVGVHVIGERASELVHIGQTALMAGATVDLFIEMVFNFPTLAESYKYAAYACLAQLGK; encoded by the coding sequence ATGACGGCCGAGGGCGCAGACGAGCTGGATCTGCTGGTCATCGGCGGCGGCCCCGCAGGCGAGAAGGGCGCGGCGCAGGCGGCCTACTTCGGCAAGCGCGTGGCCGTGGTGGAGCGCGCCAAAGAGCCCGGCGGCGCAGCGGTGCACACGGGCACCCTGCCCAGCAAGACGCTGCGCGAGGCGGCGCTGTACCTCTCGGGGCACCGCAGCCGGTCGCTCTACGGGGTGGCCATCGACCTCGAGCCGCAGCGCATGCTGCACGGGCTCATGGGGCGGAAGGCCGCCATCGCAGCAGCCGAGTCTCTGCGCATCCGCAACAACCTCGCACGGCACCAGGTGGAGCTCATCGAGGGGCACGCGCGCTTCACCGGCCCGCACGAGGTGTGCGTCACGCACGCGGACGGCAGCACGCGCACGCTGCGCGCCAAGTTCGTGCTGGTGGCCACGGGCACCAAGCCGCGCCAGCCGGACGACATCGACTTCGCGTCGCCGCTGGTGCACGACTCCGACGAAGTGCTGGAGATCGGGGAGCTGCCGCGCTCGCTCACCATCCTGGGCGCGGGCGTGATCGGCTGCGAGTACGCGTGCATGTTCGCGGCGCTGGGCATCCCGGTGGAGCTGGTGGAGGCGCGCGACGAGATCCTGGGCTTCATGGACCGCGAGATGGTGGCCGCGCTCGAGCGCGCCATGGCCGAGCTGGGCGTGCGCCTGCACCTGGGGCGCGCGTGGGGCGCCGTCACGTTGGGTGCTGACGGAGACAGCGTGCACACCCAGCTGGGAGACGACACGCTGGTCACGCACCACCTGCTCTTCGCCGCGGGGCGCATGGGCTGCACGGCGGACCTGGGCCTCGAGCACGTGGGCGTACGCCCCAACTCGCGCGGGCTGCTCACGGTGGACGAGGTCTACCGCACCGCGGCGCCCTACGTGCTGGCGGCGGGCGACGTCATCGGCTTCCCAGCGCTGGCCTCCACATCGATGGAGCAGGCGCGCGTGGCCGTCTGCCACGCCTTCGGCTTCGACTACAAGAAGAGCGTGTCGGGCACCCTGCCCTACGGCATCTACACCATCCCCGAGCTCAGCTCGGTGGGCGAGAGCGAGGAGAGCGCGCGCGCGGCCGGCCTCGACGTGGTGGTGGGAAGGGCCTTCTACCGCGAGAACGCGCGCGGGCAGATCACGGGCGACACCGAGGGCATCACCAAGCTGGTGGTGCACCGCCACACGCGCAAGATCGTGGGCGTGCACGTCATCGGCGAGCGCGCGAGCGAGCTGGTCCACATCGGGCAGACGGCGCTGATGGCCGGCGCCACGGTGGACCTCTTCATCGAGATGGTCTTCAACTTCCCCACGCTGGCCGAGAGCTACAAGTACGCGGCCTATGCATGCTTGGCGCAGCTGGGGAAGTGA
- a CDS encoding molybdopterin oxidoreductase family protein, translated as MSTPTLHHRTCSLCEAMCGITLEVHGDKVLATRGDERDPFSQGHICPKATALSDLHDDPDRVREPMRRERGGFVPISWDEALDEAAERIHGLQRRHGNDAMAAYLGNPNVHNMGAMLFGPTILRALRSKNRFSATSVDQLPHMFAAYYMFGHQLLAPVPDVDRTDFLLMLGANPLASNGSLMSAPGIRKRLDAIRGRGGQVILLDPRRTESARSATEHHFIRPGSDALFLLSLVNEVFARGAVRLGNLEGLTRGLDELRAVAKEFPAAFTADHTGISPDVLGSIATRLLAARRAAVYGRMGASTQRFGGLCAWLVYALNAITGNVDREGGVMFTQPALDSLKAVGGFGVGRGSHGRWRSRVRGLAEFGGELPVAVLAEEILTEGTGQIRGLLTMAGNPVLSTPNGGQLDRALGKLDLLISVDPYINETTRHAHLILPPLSPLERPHYDLALHIFAVRNTAKFSLPTFPPKRGALDDWQIHLGLARRLAALRGGRMDKEVLRLRALEKAGPERMLDVGLRTGPYGSGANLLKDGLTLKKLRENPHGEDFGALQPCLRERLPEQHAYVELAPAPMLADVERLRASMGDDERSLVLIGRRHVRSNNSWLHNSERLMKGRDRCTAMLHPDDAARLGVVDGAHVRLRSRTGEVSVVAELTDDIMPGVVSLPHGFGHQREGVQLRVASAHPGVSVNDLTDETLLDTLTGNAALNGVPVELTLELAEAAS; from the coding sequence ATGTCGACGCCCACGCTCCATCACCGCACGTGCTCACTCTGTGAGGCCATGTGTGGCATCACGCTCGAGGTCCACGGAGACAAGGTGCTGGCCACCCGCGGTGACGAGCGGGACCCGTTCAGCCAAGGCCACATCTGCCCGAAGGCCACCGCGCTCTCCGACCTGCACGACGACCCGGACCGCGTGCGCGAGCCCATGCGCCGCGAGCGCGGCGGCTTCGTGCCCATCTCGTGGGACGAGGCGCTGGACGAGGCGGCCGAGCGCATCCACGGCCTGCAGCGGCGGCACGGCAACGACGCGATGGCGGCGTACCTGGGCAACCCCAACGTGCACAACATGGGGGCCATGCTGTTCGGGCCCACCATCCTGCGGGCGCTGCGCAGCAAGAACCGCTTCTCGGCCACCAGCGTGGACCAGCTGCCGCACATGTTCGCGGCGTACTACATGTTCGGGCACCAGCTCCTGGCGCCCGTGCCCGACGTGGACCGCACGGACTTCTTGTTGATGCTGGGCGCCAACCCGCTGGCCAGCAACGGCAGCCTGATGAGCGCCCCCGGCATCCGCAAGCGCCTCGACGCCATCCGGGGGCGCGGCGGGCAAGTGATCCTGCTGGACCCGCGCCGCACGGAGAGCGCCCGCAGCGCGACTGAGCACCACTTCATCCGGCCAGGCAGCGACGCGCTGTTCTTGCTGTCGTTGGTGAACGAGGTGTTCGCGCGGGGCGCCGTGCGGCTCGGCAACCTCGAGGGGCTGACGCGCGGGCTCGACGAGCTGCGCGCCGTGGCCAAGGAGTTTCCGGCCGCGTTCACAGCCGACCACACCGGCATCTCGCCAGACGTGCTGGGCAGCATCGCCACGCGCCTGCTCGCGGCGCGGCGGGCAGCCGTGTACGGGCGCATGGGGGCTTCCACCCAGCGCTTCGGCGGCCTGTGCGCGTGGCTGGTCTATGCGCTCAACGCCATCACGGGCAACGTGGACCGCGAGGGCGGCGTCATGTTCACGCAGCCCGCGCTCGACTCGCTCAAGGCCGTGGGCGGCTTCGGCGTGGGGCGCGGCAGCCACGGCCGCTGGCGCAGCCGCGTGCGCGGGCTGGCCGAGTTCGGCGGTGAGCTGCCGGTGGCGGTGCTGGCCGAAGAGATCCTCACCGAGGGCACCGGGCAGATCCGCGGGCTCCTCACCATGGCGGGCAACCCCGTGCTGTCCACGCCCAACGGCGGGCAGCTGGACCGCGCGCTCGGCAAGCTGGACCTGCTCATCAGCGTGGACCCGTACATCAACGAGACCACGCGCCACGCGCACCTGATCCTGCCGCCGCTTTCGCCGCTCGAGCGTCCACACTACGACCTGGCGCTGCACATCTTCGCGGTGCGCAACACGGCCAAGTTCAGCCTGCCGACCTTCCCTCCCAAGCGGGGCGCCCTGGACGACTGGCAGATCCACCTGGGGCTGGCGCGCCGTCTGGCGGCGCTGCGCGGGGGGCGCATGGACAAGGAAGTGCTCCGGCTGCGCGCGCTCGAGAAGGCAGGGCCCGAGCGCATGCTGGACGTGGGCCTGCGCACGGGCCCCTACGGCTCGGGCGCCAACCTGCTGAAGGACGGGCTCACGCTGAAGAAGCTGCGCGAGAACCCACACGGGGAGGACTTCGGCGCGCTCCAGCCCTGCCTGCGCGAGCGCCTGCCCGAGCAGCACGCCTATGTGGAGCTGGCGCCCGCGCCCATGCTGGCCGACGTGGAGCGCCTGCGCGCCAGCATGGGCGACGACGAGCGCAGCCTGGTGCTCATCGGCCGACGCCACGTGCGCAGCAACAACAGCTGGCTGCACAACAGCGAGCGCCTGATGAAGGGCCGCGACCGTTGCACGGCCATGCTGCACCCAGACGACGCCGCGCGCCTGGGCGTGGTGGACGGCGCGCACGTGCGGCTGCGCTCGCGCACGGGCGAGGTGAGCGTGGTGGCCGAGCTCACGGACGACATCATGCCCGGCGTGGTCTCGCTGCCGCACGGCTTCGGCCACCAGCGGGAGGGCGTGCAGCTGCGCGTGGCGAGCGCGCACCCGGGCGTGAGCGTGAACGACCTGACCGACGAGACGCTGCTGGACACCCTGACCGGCAACGCGGCGCTGAACGGGGTGCCCGTGGAGCTCACGCTCGAGCTGGCGGAGGCCGCGTCATGA
- a CDS encoding trypsin-like peptidase domain-containing protein — MRLVHPPSRALGGLWFAALLLASASVSGSAPAAGQAPVAPTPPPPADGGIESRIRLRPIDRASVRVLQITGASAYTFEGRVSRVRRAVSLPDAVHGTGVVVGPEGLVLTAAHVVRGGDVLAILRPGADEPQAARVIYSDAEHDLAVLAVDGPLPDRITLPTAIRPLTLSERLFATGYPLDIRERYPAAVSGELSRENNDGSLQVAMSVNPGNSGGPVIDADGALVGIMARRGEPTRGVEGIAMLEPLRFVLPAMERARAALGQRPPTFGPQERHIVRVMADFVRTTDERPIFEQTAVATLDLAAQAPPSYEAGAMVAVHAWNMQIALLEARNVSVRDQLPPADRALAERLNEMAQRLAAWALDGAPYLSVNYSGLRGIRVSRGQPWVPAPTE, encoded by the coding sequence ATGCGCCTCGTCCATCCCCCCTCGCGCGCGCTCGGCGGTCTCTGGTTCGCGGCCTTGCTCCTCGCTAGCGCCTCGGTCTCGGGGTCGGCACCCGCGGCCGGACAGGCGCCTGTCGCCCCCACGCCCCCCCCACCTGCCGACGGCGGCATCGAGTCGCGCATCCGCCTCCGCCCGATCGACCGCGCCAGCGTGCGCGTCCTGCAGATCACGGGGGCCTCGGCCTACACGTTCGAGGGCCGCGTCAGCCGCGTGCGGCGCGCCGTCAGCCTGCCCGACGCCGTGCACGGCACGGGCGTGGTGGTCGGCCCCGAGGGCCTGGTGCTCACCGCCGCTCACGTGGTGCGCGGTGGCGACGTGCTGGCCATCTTGCGGCCCGGCGCCGACGAGCCGCAGGCCGCGCGCGTCATCTACTCCGACGCGGAGCACGACCTTGCCGTGTTGGCGGTCGATGGCCCGCTGCCCGACCGCATCACGCTGCCCACCGCCATCCGCCCGCTCACGCTCAGCGAGCGCCTGTTCGCCACGGGCTACCCGCTCGACATCCGCGAGCGCTATCCGGCGGCGGTCTCCGGTGAGCTCAGCCGCGAGAACAACGACGGCTCGCTGCAGGTGGCCATGAGCGTCAACCCCGGCAACTCGGGCGGTCCGGTCATCGACGCCGATGGCGCGCTGGTCGGCATCATGGCCCGCCGCGGCGAGCCCACGCGCGGCGTCGAGGGCATCGCCATGCTGGAGCCGCTGCGCTTCGTGCTGCCCGCCATGGAGCGCGCCCGCGCGGCGCTCGGTCAACGCCCGCCCACCTTCGGGCCGCAAGAGCGCCACATCGTGCGGGTCATGGCGGACTTCGTGCGCACCACCGATGAGCGCCCCATCTTCGAGCAGACCGCCGTGGCCACGCTGGACCTCGCGGCCCAAGCCCCGCCCAGCTACGAGGCGGGTGCCATGGTGGCCGTGCATGCGTGGAACATGCAGATCGCGCTGCTCGAGGCGCGCAACGTGAGCGTACGGGACCAGCTGCCGCCGGCTGATCGCGCGCTCGCCGAGCGCCTGAACGAGATGGCCCAGCGTCTGGCGGCCTGGGCGCTGGATGGGGCCCCTTACCTGTCGGTGAATTATAGTGGCCTACGTGGAATTCGCGTGAGCCGGGGCCAGCCGTGGGTGCCCGCACCCACCGAATGA
- a CDS encoding TetR/AcrR family transcriptional regulator yields MSTRKANKERTRHKLVQATLKILHKQGPTALTTGRIAQAAGVAQPTFYVHFKDMDEALEEAAITVGDALRARLREFRDGLQDGASPQAATRHAFATGVEALTADRRSAELFLRHRRDVANPLGRRWRELMDGAREDLIADLHARGVGKHVDDLVVLADTIIGLVLTTVESILDGRVTNRASAMDMMMRSVEASMTPPVQNASLGASAA; encoded by the coding sequence ATGAGTACCCGGAAAGCCAACAAAGAGCGCACCCGCCACAAGCTGGTCCAGGCCACGCTGAAGATCCTGCACAAGCAGGGGCCCACGGCGCTCACCACCGGCCGTATCGCCCAGGCCGCCGGGGTCGCGCAGCCCACGTTCTACGTTCACTTCAAGGACATGGACGAGGCGCTCGAAGAGGCTGCCATCACCGTGGGAGACGCGCTCCGCGCTCGCCTGCGTGAATTCCGGGATGGCCTTCAGGACGGCGCCAGCCCGCAGGCCGCCACCCGCCACGCGTTCGCCACGGGCGTGGAGGCCCTCACGGCCGACCGCCGCAGCGCCGAGCTGTTCCTCCGCCACCGCCGCGACGTGGCCAACCCGCTGGGTCGTCGCTGGCGCGAGCTCATGGACGGCGCCCGCGAGGACCTCATCGCCGACCTGCACGCCCGCGGCGTGGGCAAGCACGTGGACGATCTGGTCGTCCTTGCCGATACCATCATCGGACTCGTGCTGACCACGGTGGAATCCATCCTGGACGGTCGAGTGACCAACCGCGCGTCGGCGATGGACATGATGATGCGCAGCGTCGAAGCCAGCATGACGCCGCCCGTGCAGAACGCCAGCCTGGGCGCTTCGGCGGCCTGA
- a CDS encoding aromatic ring-hydroxylating dioxygenase subunit alpha yields the protein MGLDLAPNLMQPPLGVPDDWYVACEARELGRKPLAVELLGLRLVLFRDAAGRARALFDRCSHRNVPLSMGRVCDGQIECPYHGWRFDGQGQCAHVPGLLDDDRDAGAQGRAVPSLLTREADGYLWVYSTVGATRSVREPFSMPFTKDSAYTTVTHVQDFEGSVHAVAENALDVPHTAFVHRGLFRSGGEKRGIDVEVRRYPDRIEAEYIGEPRPDGVIGRVLSPGGGLVRHWDRFFLPCIAQVEYQLGDDSHVIASVALTPIAEHKTRMFASVSFRMPIPGALVGSLLKPIGLRILDQDVRILARQMENIRAFGGQRYASTKLDVLGPAIQKLLRLAERGEREAQGASEDEPARRSLRIHV from the coding sequence ATGGGACTCGATCTCGCCCCCAACCTCATGCAGCCGCCGCTGGGCGTGCCAGACGACTGGTACGTTGCGTGCGAGGCGCGCGAGCTCGGCCGGAAGCCTCTCGCGGTGGAGCTGCTGGGGCTGCGCTTGGTGCTCTTCCGCGATGCGGCCGGCAGGGCGCGCGCGCTCTTCGACCGCTGCTCGCACCGCAACGTCCCGCTCTCCATGGGCCGCGTGTGCGACGGCCAGATCGAGTGCCCCTACCACGGCTGGCGCTTCGATGGCCAAGGGCAGTGCGCGCACGTGCCGGGCCTGCTGGACGACGACCGCGACGCCGGCGCGCAGGGCCGCGCGGTGCCCAGCCTGCTCACGCGCGAGGCCGACGGCTACCTCTGGGTGTACTCCACCGTGGGCGCCACGCGCTCGGTGCGCGAGCCCTTCTCCATGCCCTTCACCAAGGACTCGGCGTACACCACGGTGACGCACGTGCAGGACTTCGAGGGCTCCGTGCACGCCGTGGCCGAGAACGCGCTGGACGTGCCGCACACGGCCTTCGTGCACCGCGGGCTCTTCCGCAGCGGTGGCGAGAAGCGCGGCATCGACGTGGAGGTGCGCCGCTATCCAGACCGCATCGAGGCGGAGTACATCGGCGAGCCGCGGCCCGACGGAGTGATCGGTCGCGTGCTCTCGCCGGGTGGTGGCCTGGTGCGCCACTGGGACCGCTTCTTCCTGCCGTGCATCGCACAAGTGGAGTACCAGCTGGGCGACGACAGCCACGTCATCGCCAGCGTGGCGCTCACGCCCATCGCCGAGCACAAGACGCGCATGTTCGCGAGCGTGAGCTTCCGCATGCCCATCCCCGGTGCGCTGGTGGGCAGCCTGCTCAAGCCCATCGGGCTCCGCATCCTGGACCAGGACGTGCGCATCCTGGCGCGGCAGATGGAGAACATCCGCGCCTTCGGCGGTCAGCGCTACGCATCCACCAAGCTGGACGTACTGGGCCCCGCCATCCAGAAGCTGCTGCGCCTCGCAGAGCGCGGTGAGCGCGAGGCACAGGGCGCCTCTGAAGACGAGCCCGCGCGGCGCTCGCTCCGCATCCACGTCTAA